The following coding sequences are from one Rutidosis leptorrhynchoides isolate AG116_Rl617_1_P2 chromosome 11, CSIRO_AGI_Rlap_v1, whole genome shotgun sequence window:
- the LOC139875724 gene encoding protein FAR1-RELATED SEQUENCE 8-like, giving the protein MTNLGVESSNLEQETSEDIPNVGMKFNSEDEIYSYYNNYAYQMGHGVRISSTRTKGDKKYYALGCHKEGVYEPKSESNKPRKSSKIDCKAKISVIIDCDGKCTISGVCFEHNHALSPRKSRNHRSHKKIDPYSKRRLELNDSAGISVAKNFSSLVVEAEGYENLTFDERDCRNYIAKVRQLRLGKGDAEALRDYFVRMQKSTNFFYVIDMDDEGRLKNVFWADSRSRAAYQSFGDVVSFDSTYLTNKYNMPFAPFVGVNHHGQSMLFGCGLISHVDTETYVWLFKSWLECMDGHAPKAIITDQCRAMQAAIARVFPESYHRLCLWHIMKKVPKKLGKLKEYKAIKKTLKSLVYESIEYQEFEDGWPQMIKDYNLENNEWLCSLFNDRKRWVPLYVKVIF; this is encoded by the coding sequence ATGACGAATTTGGGGGTGGAATCATCAAATCTGGAACAAGAAACTTCGGAAGACATTCCTAATGTTGGGATGAAATTTAATTCAGAAGACGAGATTTATAGTTACTACAACAATTATGCATATCAAATGGGACATGGAGTTCGTATATCCAGTACAAGGACAAAGGGTGACAAAAAATATTATGCACTTGGATGTCATAAAGAAGGTGTGTATGAGCCGAAGTCGGAATCTAACAAACCAAGGAAGTCAAGCAAAATAGATTGTAAGGCAAAAATAAGTGTGATAATTGATTGTGATGGAAAATGCACTATCTCCGGTGTTTGTTTTGAGCATAATCATGCATTAAGTCCCAGAAAATCACGAAATCACCGGTCTCATAAGAAAATTGATCCTTATTCTAAGAGAAGACTAGAGTTAAATGATTCTGCTGGGATTTCAGTAGCAAAAAATTTTAGTTCCTTGGTAGTAGAAGCCGAAGGATATGAGAACTTGACATTTGATGAGAGAGATTGTAGAAATTACATTGCGAAGGTAAGACAACTTCGACTTGGAAAGGGGGATGCTGAAGCACTTCGTGATTATTTTGTCCGTATGCAAAAAAGTACAAACTTTTTTTATGTGATTGATATGGATGATGAAGGTCGTTTAAAAAATGTTTTTTGGGCTGATTCAAGGTCTAGAGCAGCTTACCAATCATTTGGAGATGTCGTGTCTTTTGACAGCACATATTTGACCAACAAATATAATATGCCTTTTGCTCCTTTTGTTGGAGTGAATCACCATGGGCAATCTATGTTATTTGGATGTGGTTTAATTTCACATGTGGATACAGAAACATATGTGTGGTTATTTAAGTCATGGTTGGAATGCATGGATGGACATGCACCAAAAGCAATAATCACAGACCAGTGTCGAGCAATGCAAGCAGCTATAGCACGTGTATTCCCTGAATCTTACCATCGTCTCTGCCTATGGCATATAATGAAAAAGGTTCCAAAAAAATTGGGTAAGTTGAAGGAATATAAAGCAATAAAGAAGACGTTAAAATCCCTTGTATATGAGTCTATTGAGTATCAAGAGTTTGAGGATGGGTGGCCCCAAATGATAAAAGACTACAATCTTGAAAACAATGAGTGGTTATGCTCCCTATTTAATGATCGAAAGCGTTGGGTGCCATTGTATGTCAAGGTAATATTTTAG